The Tripterygium wilfordii isolate XIE 37 chromosome 4, ASM1340144v1, whole genome shotgun sequence genome has a window encoding:
- the LOC119997811 gene encoding ADP-ribosylation factor 1, which yields MGILFTRMFSSIFGNKEARILVLGLDNAGKTTILYRLQMGEVVSTIPTIGFNVETVQYNNIKFQVWDLGGQTSIRPYWRCYFPNTQAIIYVVDSSDTDRLVIAKEEFHAILEEEELKGAVVLIFANKQDLPGALDDAAVTEALELHKIKNRQWAIFKTSAIKGEGLFEGLDWLSNTLKSGGG from the exons ATGGGTATTCTGTTTACTCGAATGTTCTCTTCGATCTTCGGCAATAAAGAGGCTCGGATCCTTGTCCTCGGCCTCGACAATGCCGGAAAAACCACGATTCTTT ATCGGCTGCAGATGGGTGAAGTTGTCTCCACAATTCCAA CAATTGGATTCAATGTGGAAACAGTGCAGTACAACAATATTAAGTTCCAAGTCTGGGATCTAG GTGGGCAGACAAGTATCAG GCCTTACTGGAGATGTTATTTTCCAAATACTCAAGCCATAATTTATGTTGTCGACTCAAGTGACACAGATAGGCTCGTCATTGCTAAAGAAGAGTTTCATGCGATTTTGGAG GAGGAAGAGTTAAAAGGTGCCGTTGTCCTAATTTTTGCAAACAAGCAA GATCTTCCTGGTGCACTCGATGATGCGGCGGTAACTGAGGCCTTGGAGTTGCACAAGATTAAAAATCGCCAATGGGCTATCTTTAAAACTTCGGCCATAAAAGGAGAAGGCCTCTTTGAGGGCTTGGATTG